One Streptomyces coeruleorubidus DNA segment encodes these proteins:
- a CDS encoding glycerol-3-phosphate dehydrogenase/oxidase, which translates to MTTQSTLKSVPALGTRPSSGSNPSRAETREQLAKASYDLLVIGGGILGISTAWHAAQSGLRVALVDAGDFAGATSSASSKLLHGGLRYLQTGAVKLVAENHFERRAVSRQVAPHLANPLTFYLPVYKGGPHGAAKLGAGVFAYSALSAFGDGVGHLLSPAKAAQDVPELRTENLKAVAVYGDDQMNDARMALMTVRGAVEAGAVVLNHAEVTGLRFTQGRVTGAELKDRLSGDEFGVSARLVLNATGPWVDHLRKMEDPNAAPSIRLSKGAHLVLKRTSHWKAALATPIDKYRITFALPWEDMLLLGTTDEEFEGDPADVAVTEKDISQILDEAAFSVRDQQLSRDLITYAFAGLRVLPGGPGDTAKAKRETVVTEGKGGMLSVAGGKWTTFRHIGRTIMKKLEALPGHPLGDDFEPISSLPKKLPLPGIANPRAVAHRLLTDRPAPGPRMAADTARHLATHYGSLAFDIARLANESPELAERVHPDAPEIWAQVVWARDHEWAETQDDVLRRRTTLTIRGLATDDVRAKVQDLLDKK; encoded by the coding sequence ATGACCACTCAGTCCACCCTGAAGTCCGTGCCTGCCCTGGGGACGCGCCCGTCCTCCGGCTCGAACCCGAGCCGAGCCGAGACCAGGGAGCAGCTCGCCAAGGCGTCGTACGACCTTCTCGTGATCGGCGGCGGCATCCTGGGCATCTCCACCGCCTGGCACGCCGCGCAGTCCGGCCTCAGGGTGGCTCTGGTCGACGCCGGCGACTTCGCCGGTGCCACCTCCTCCGCCTCCTCCAAGCTGCTCCACGGCGGTCTGCGCTACCTCCAGACCGGGGCCGTGAAGCTGGTGGCGGAGAACCACTTCGAGCGCCGTGCGGTCTCCCGTCAGGTGGCTCCCCACCTGGCGAACCCGCTCACGTTCTACCTCCCCGTGTACAAGGGCGGGCCGCACGGCGCGGCGAAGCTCGGGGCGGGCGTCTTCGCCTACTCCGCGCTGTCGGCCTTCGGTGACGGCGTCGGGCACCTGCTCTCGCCGGCCAAGGCCGCGCAGGACGTGCCCGAGCTGCGCACCGAGAACCTCAAGGCCGTGGCCGTGTACGGCGACGACCAGATGAACGACGCGCGCATGGCGCTGATGACGGTCCGCGGGGCCGTCGAGGCGGGCGCGGTCGTCCTCAACCACGCCGAGGTGACCGGCCTGCGCTTCACCCAGGGCCGCGTCACCGGTGCCGAGCTCAAGGACCGGCTGTCCGGCGACGAGTTCGGCGTCAGCGCCCGGCTGGTGCTGAACGCGACCGGCCCGTGGGTCGACCACCTGCGGAAGATGGAGGACCCGAACGCCGCGCCGTCCATCCGCCTGTCGAAGGGCGCGCACCTGGTCCTGAAGCGCACCTCCCACTGGAAGGCAGCGCTCGCGACCCCGATCGACAAGTACCGCATCACCTTCGCCCTCCCCTGGGAGGACATGCTGCTGCTCGGCACCACCGACGAGGAGTTCGAGGGCGACCCGGCGGACGTCGCGGTCACCGAGAAGGACATATCCCAGATCCTCGACGAGGCCGCCTTCTCCGTCCGCGACCAGCAGCTGAGCCGCGACCTCATCACCTACGCCTTCGCAGGGCTGCGCGTGCTGCCGGGCGGTCCCGGGGACACCGCGAAGGCCAAGCGCGAGACGGTGGTGACCGAGGGCAAGGGCGGCATGCTGTCCGTCGCGGGCGGCAAGTGGACCACCTTCCGCCACATCGGCCGGACGATCATGAAGAAGCTGGAGGCGCTGCCGGGCCACCCCCTGGGCGACGACTTCGAGCCGATCAGCTCGCTGCCGAAGAAGCTGCCGCTGCCCGGCATCGCCAACCCGCGCGCGGTCGCCCACCGGCTGCTGACCGACCGCCCGGCGCCCGGCCCGCGCATGGCGGCCGACACCGCCAGGCACCTGGCCACGCACTACGGTTCGCTCGCCTTCGACATCGCCCGCCTGGCCAACGAGAGCCCCGAGCTCGCCGAGCGCGTCCACCCCGACGCCCCGGAGATCTGGGCGCAGGTCGTCTGGGCCCGGGACCACGAGTGGGCCGAGACGCAGGACGACGTGCTGCGCCGCCGCACGACGCTGACGATCCGCGGCCTGGCCACGGACGACGTCCGCGCCAAGGTCCAGGACCTGCTCGACAAGAAGTAG
- a CDS encoding FadR/GntR family transcriptional regulator produces MAVTDEAIEKIKGMIVSGALRPGDRLPKESELAADLGLSRNSLREAVRALSLIRILDVRQGDGTYVTSLDPQLLLEALSFVVDFHRDDTVLEFLAVRRILEPAATAMAALRISEQQLDALTAQLDKLGDDPSVEDLVACDLEFHRGIVQSAGNSVLCSLLDGLSGPTTRARIWRGLTQEDAVGRTLREHRAILAALRDRDAEAARSWATVHIASVEQWLRSTL; encoded by the coding sequence ATGGCAGTCACCGACGAGGCGATCGAGAAGATCAAGGGCATGATCGTCTCCGGCGCGCTGCGGCCGGGCGACCGGCTGCCCAAGGAGAGCGAACTCGCCGCCGACCTCGGCCTGTCCCGCAACTCCCTGCGGGAGGCCGTACGCGCGCTGTCCCTCATCCGGATCCTCGACGTCCGGCAGGGCGACGGCACGTACGTCACCAGCCTCGACCCGCAACTCCTGCTGGAGGCGCTCAGCTTCGTCGTGGACTTCCACCGCGACGACACGGTCCTGGAGTTCCTGGCCGTACGCCGCATCCTGGAGCCCGCTGCTACGGCCATGGCGGCCCTGCGGATCAGCGAACAGCAGCTCGACGCGCTCACGGCCCAGCTGGACAAGCTCGGCGACGACCCGTCCGTGGAGGATCTCGTCGCCTGCGACCTGGAGTTCCACCGGGGCATCGTGCAGAGCGCGGGGAACTCCGTGCTGTGCTCGCTGCTCGACGGGTTGTCGGGCCCCACCACCCGGGCCCGGATCTGGCGCGGCCTGACCCAGGAGGACGCGGTGGGCCGCACGCTGCGCGAGCACCGGGCGATCCTCGCTGCCCTGCGGGACCGGGACGCCGAGGCGGCGCGCTCGTGGGCGACGGTGCACATCGCGAGCGTGGAGCAGTGGCTGCGCTCCACGCTGTGA
- a CDS encoding PAC2 family protein, whose amino-acid sequence MIELEGVPELIDPVMVAAFEGWNDAGDAASTAVAHLDREWKGEVFAALDAEDYYDFQVNRPTVFMEAGVRKITWPTTRLSVVRVGGDKPRDLVLVRGIEPSMRWRSFCNELLGFAHELGVELVVVLGALLGDTPHTRPVPISGTTSDPDLARRMDLEETKYEGPTGIVGVLQEACTHAGVPAVSLWAAVPHYVSQPPNPKATLALLNRLEDLIDVRIPLGELPEDARAWQVGVDQLAAEDSEVAEYVQSLEEARDTAELPEASGEAIAREFERYLRRRDGGGPTASGGHATADGSDSTSYLRDNPSGRTRPPQPPKPGTDDEESSED is encoded by the coding sequence GTGATCGAGCTCGAGGGGGTTCCCGAGCTGATCGACCCGGTCATGGTGGCCGCGTTCGAGGGCTGGAACGATGCCGGCGACGCCGCCTCCACCGCGGTCGCGCATCTGGACAGGGAGTGGAAGGGCGAGGTGTTCGCGGCGCTGGACGCCGAGGACTACTACGACTTCCAGGTGAACCGCCCCACGGTGTTCATGGAAGCCGGCGTTCGCAAGATCACATGGCCGACGACAAGGTTGTCGGTGGTCCGGGTCGGCGGGGACAAGCCGCGCGACCTGGTCCTCGTCCGGGGTATCGAACCGTCGATGCGATGGCGGTCGTTCTGCAACGAACTGCTCGGCTTCGCGCACGAACTGGGCGTGGAACTGGTGGTCGTCCTGGGCGCCCTGCTCGGCGACACCCCGCACACCCGTCCGGTTCCGATCAGCGGGACGACGTCCGACCCGGACCTGGCCCGCCGCATGGACCTGGAGGAGACCAAGTACGAGGGGCCCACGGGCATCGTCGGCGTCCTCCAGGAGGCGTGCACGCACGCGGGGGTACCGGCCGTCTCCCTGTGGGCAGCCGTACCGCACTACGTCTCGCAGCCGCCGAACCCGAAGGCCACGCTGGCCCTCCTGAACCGCCTGGAGGACCTGATCGACGTGCGCATCCCGCTGGGCGAGCTGCCCGAGGACGCGCGCGCCTGGCAGGTCGGCGTGGACCAGCTGGCCGCCGAGGACAGCGAGGTCGCCGAGTACGTCCAGTCGCTGGAGGAGGCCCGGGACACCGCCGAGCTGCCGGAGGCGTCCGGTGAGGCGATCGCCCGCGAGTTCGAGCGCTACCTCCGGCGCCGCGACGGCGGCGGACCGACCGCCTCCGGCGGCCACGCCACGGCGGACGGCAGCGACAGCACGTCGTACCTGCGGGACAACCCCAGCGGCCGTACACGACCACCGCAGCCGCCGAAGCCGGGCACGGACGACGAGGAGTCGTCGGAGGACTGA
- the mshC gene encoding cysteine--1-D-myo-inosityl 2-amino-2-deoxy-alpha-D-glucopyranoside ligase: MHAWPASEVPALPGQGRDLRIHDTATGGLVSLDPGPVARIYVCGITPYDATHIGHAATYNAFDLVQRVWLDTKRQVHYVQNVTDVDDPLLERAQRDGLDWAALAEQETALFREDMTALRMLPPRQYIGAVEAIPGIVPLVERLRDMGAAYELEGDVYFSVESDPHFGKVSGLDAAAMRLLSAERGGDPDRPGKKNPLDPMLWMAAREGEPSWDGGSLGRGRPGWHIECVAIALDHLGMGFDIQGGGSDLAFPHHEMGASHAQALTGEFPMAKAYVHAGMVALDGEKMSKSKGNLVFVSKLRRDGVDPAAIRLALLAHHYRADWEWTDQVLQDAVARLARWRAAVSRPDGPSAEALVEQIRESLANDLDAPAALTAVDRWAALQEQNGGTDEGAPGVVSRAVDALLGVAL; this comes from the coding sequence ATGCATGCCTGGCCCGCTTCCGAGGTCCCCGCCCTGCCTGGTCAGGGCCGCGACCTGAGGATCCACGACACCGCGACCGGTGGTCTGGTCTCCCTCGACCCCGGTCCCGTCGCCCGTATCTACGTCTGTGGCATCACCCCGTACGACGCCACCCACATAGGACACGCGGCGACCTACAACGCGTTCGACCTCGTGCAGCGCGTGTGGCTCGACACCAAGCGGCAGGTTCACTACGTCCAGAACGTCACCGATGTCGACGACCCGCTCCTGGAGCGGGCGCAGCGCGACGGCCTCGACTGGGCCGCGCTCGCCGAGCAGGAGACGGCCCTCTTCCGTGAGGACATGACGGCCCTGCGGATGCTGCCGCCGCGGCAGTACATAGGCGCCGTCGAGGCGATACCCGGGATCGTCCCGCTCGTCGAGCGGCTGCGGGACATGGGCGCGGCGTACGAACTCGAAGGCGACGTCTACTTTTCGGTCGAGTCCGACCCGCACTTCGGCAAGGTCTCCGGGCTGGACGCCGCGGCGATGCGGCTGCTGTCCGCCGAGCGCGGCGGCGACCCGGACCGGCCGGGCAAGAAGAACCCGCTCGACCCGATGCTGTGGATGGCGGCCAGGGAGGGTGAGCCCAGCTGGGACGGCGGTTCGCTCGGACGCGGACGGCCCGGCTGGCACATCGAGTGCGTGGCCATCGCCCTCGACCACCTCGGCATGGGCTTCGACATCCAGGGCGGCGGCTCCGACCTGGCCTTCCCGCACCACGAGATGGGCGCCTCGCACGCCCAGGCCCTGACCGGCGAGTTCCCCATGGCCAAGGCCTACGTCCACGCCGGCATGGTCGCCCTCGACGGCGAGAAGATGTCCAAGTCCAAGGGCAACCTGGTCTTCGTCTCCAAGCTCCGGCGCGACGGCGTCGACCCGGCCGCCATCCGGCTCGCGCTGCTCGCCCACCACTACCGCGCCGACTGGGAGTGGACCGACCAGGTCCTCCAGGACGCCGTCGCACGGCTCGCCCGCTGGCGGGCCGCCGTGTCCCGGCCCGACGGGCCGTCGGCGGAGGCACTCGTGGAGCAGATCCGCGAGTCCCTCGCGAACGACCTGGACGCCCCGGCCGCACTCACCGCGGTCGACCGCTGGGCCGCGCTCCAGGAGCAGAACGGCGGCACGGACGAGGGCGCCCCCGGGGTGGTCTCCCGCGCGGTGGACGCGCTGCTGGGCGTAGCGCTGTAA
- a CDS encoding SCO1664 family protein: MSAPERIPPRSVSPLSDAAELLARGELTVRGRIREASNAALYCTVSHDGREAACIYKPVAGERPLWDFTDGTLAQREVATYEVSEATGWGLVPPTVLRDGPYGEGMCQLWVEAAPEAELLALVDGEEPEPGWKAIGFAEVGEGRTALLVHADDERLRRLAVLDAVVNNADRKGGHLLPTGEGRLYGIDHGVTFNVENKLRTLLWGWAGEPLTQEAVDVLEGLRKDLAEDGPLTARLQQLITGAEIDATRARVGALLASGKHPEPSGEWPAIPWPPV, translated from the coding sequence ATGTCCGCGCCAGAACGGATACCGCCGCGGAGCGTGAGTCCTCTCTCGGACGCCGCCGAACTGCTCGCCCGGGGCGAACTCACCGTGCGCGGACGCATCCGTGAGGCATCCAACGCGGCCCTGTACTGCACGGTGTCCCACGACGGCCGGGAAGCGGCCTGCATCTACAAGCCGGTCGCCGGGGAGAGGCCCCTGTGGGACTTCACCGACGGGACGCTCGCCCAGCGTGAGGTCGCCACGTACGAGGTCTCCGAGGCGACCGGCTGGGGCCTCGTCCCGCCCACCGTGCTGCGGGACGGCCCCTACGGCGAGGGCATGTGCCAGCTGTGGGTCGAGGCGGCGCCGGAGGCGGAGCTGCTCGCGCTGGTCGACGGGGAGGAACCGGAGCCGGGTTGGAAGGCGATCGGGTTCGCCGAGGTCGGCGAGGGCCGCACCGCGCTCCTCGTGCACGCGGACGACGAGCGGCTGCGCCGGCTCGCGGTGCTGGACGCCGTTGTCAACAACGCCGACCGCAAGGGCGGGCACCTGCTGCCGACCGGTGAGGGGCGGCTGTACGGGATCGACCACGGGGTCACCTTCAACGTCGAGAACAAGCTGCGGACCCTGCTGTGGGGGTGGGCGGGGGAGCCCCTCACCCAGGAGGCCGTCGACGTCCTCGAAGGCCTCAGGAAGGACCTGGCGGAGGACGGTCCCCTCACCGCCCGGCTCCAGCAGCTGATCACCGGCGCGGAGATCGACGCCACACGCGCGCGGGTCGGCGCGCTGCTCGCCTCGGGGAAGCATCCGGAGCCGAGCGGGGAGTGGCCGGCGATTCCCTGGCCACCCGTGTAG
- a CDS encoding DUF3090 domain-containing protein — MSRQVFLYDHPERFVAGTVGLPGRRSFFLQATAGSRVTSVALEKTQVAALAERMDELLDEVVRRSGGSAAVPAVAPSEITDTAPLDTPIEEEFRVGTMALAWDGEEQLMIVEAQALVELDADSEEDLAEAEERLLQDEENGPPMLRVRLTGAQARAFAKRALDIVNAGRPPCPLCSLPLDPEGHVCPRQNGYRRGA; from the coding sequence GTGTCCCGTCAGGTGTTCCTCTACGACCATCCGGAGCGTTTCGTGGCCGGTACGGTCGGACTGCCCGGGCGCCGTTCGTTCTTCCTCCAGGCCACCGCCGGCTCCCGGGTGACCAGCGTGGCCCTGGAGAAGACCCAGGTCGCCGCACTCGCCGAGCGCATGGACGAACTGCTCGACGAGGTCGTACGCCGTAGCGGAGGCAGCGCCGCCGTCCCCGCCGTCGCACCGTCCGAGATCACCGACACCGCTCCGCTGGACACCCCGATCGAGGAGGAGTTCCGGGTCGGCACCATGGCGCTCGCCTGGGACGGCGAGGAGCAGCTGATGATCGTCGAGGCGCAGGCGCTCGTCGAGCTCGACGCCGACTCCGAGGAGGACCTCGCAGAGGCCGAGGAGCGGCTGCTCCAGGACGAGGAGAACGGGCCCCCGATGCTGCGGGTCCGGCTCACCGGCGCGCAGGCGAGGGCCTTCGCCAAGCGCGCCCTCGACATCGTCAACGCCGGGCGGCCGCCGTGCCCGCTGTGCAGCCTCCCGCTCGACCCGGAAGGACACGTATGTCCGCGCCAGAACGGATACCGCCGCGGAGCGTGA
- a CDS encoding histidine phosphatase family protein yields the protein MPTLILVRHGRSTANTEGLLAGWTPGVALDERGAAQAAALPGRLAQLPLAEIVTSPLQRCQETIRPLLQARPELTPHTDERIGECHYGDWSGRKLDELKDEPLMEVVQAHPSAAAFPGGESMRAMQTRAAEAVREWNARVERDHGADAVYLMCSHGDIIKSLVADALGLHLDLFQRISVEPCSITAIRYTRLRPFLVRLGDTGDFTSLVPREEPPGDEAPVGGGAGAP from the coding sequence ATGCCCACGTTGATCCTGGTCCGGCACGGACGTTCCACCGCCAACACCGAGGGACTGCTCGCCGGCTGGACGCCCGGTGTCGCCCTCGACGAACGCGGCGCGGCGCAGGCCGCCGCGCTGCCCGGGCGGCTCGCCCAACTGCCCCTCGCCGAGATCGTCACCAGCCCGCTGCAGCGCTGCCAGGAGACGATCCGGCCCCTTCTCCAGGCCCGGCCGGAGCTCACCCCGCACACCGACGAGCGCATCGGCGAGTGCCACTACGGCGACTGGTCGGGGCGCAAGCTCGACGAGCTCAAGGACGAGCCCCTGATGGAGGTGGTGCAGGCGCACCCGTCCGCGGCGGCGTTCCCCGGCGGGGAGTCCATGCGGGCCATGCAGACACGCGCCGCCGAGGCCGTACGCGAGTGGAACGCGCGCGTGGAGCGCGACCACGGCGCCGACGCCGTCTACCTCATGTGCTCGCACGGCGACATCATCAAGTCGCTCGTCGCGGACGCACTCGGACTTCATCTGGACCTCTTCCAGCGGATTTCCGTTGAACCGTGTTCCATCACGGCGATCCGCTACACACGACTGCGACCGTTTCTCGTCCGACTCGGCGACACGGGGGACTTCACGTCCCTGGTGCCGCGCGAGGAACCGCCGGGCGACGAGGCCCCCGTCGGGGGTGGTGCGGGCGCACCGTGA
- the corA gene encoding magnesium/cobalt transporter CorA: MIVDCAIYRDGHRSEGPEDFSDALSEARAAGGFVWIGLHEPTEREFDHVTQEFGLHPLAVEDALKAHQRPKLEVYDDSLFVVLKPVTYEPQSDTVSAGEIMIFLGDSFVVTVRHGEGGPLKAVRHRLEHEPDLLGNGPTSVLYAVADAAVDHYLDVATELQADLEGLEAEVFSPDGEGSRHTASRIYNFKRQVLEFRRATGPLALPMSRLAGTAPSGVAVPFVDDRARPFFRDVSDHLTRVNESVENLDRLVSDILSAHLAQMSVRQNDDMRKISAWAAMAAIPTMIAGIYGMNFEHMPELRWEWSYPALIAVMAVLEVLVFRLFKRRGWL, from the coding sequence GTGATCGTCGACTGTGCCATCTACCGCGACGGACACCGGTCGGAAGGGCCGGAGGACTTCTCCGACGCCCTGAGTGAGGCCCGTGCGGCGGGCGGTTTCGTGTGGATCGGGCTGCACGAGCCGACGGAGCGCGAATTCGACCATGTGACCCAGGAGTTCGGGCTGCATCCACTGGCCGTCGAGGACGCCCTGAAGGCCCACCAGCGGCCCAAGCTGGAGGTGTACGACGACTCGCTCTTCGTGGTGCTCAAGCCGGTGACGTACGAGCCGCAGAGCGACACCGTCTCGGCCGGCGAGATCATGATCTTCCTGGGCGACTCGTTCGTCGTGACCGTACGGCACGGCGAGGGCGGCCCGCTCAAGGCCGTACGGCACCGGCTGGAGCACGAGCCGGACCTGCTGGGCAACGGCCCCACCTCCGTGTTGTACGCGGTCGCCGACGCCGCCGTCGACCACTACCTGGACGTCGCGACCGAGTTGCAGGCCGACCTGGAGGGTCTGGAGGCGGAGGTCTTCTCACCGGACGGCGAGGGCTCGCGGCACACCGCGTCGCGGATCTACAACTTCAAACGGCAGGTCCTGGAGTTCCGCCGGGCGACCGGGCCGCTGGCATTGCCGATGAGCCGGCTGGCGGGCACGGCGCCGTCCGGCGTGGCGGTGCCGTTCGTGGACGACCGGGCCCGGCCGTTCTTCCGCGACGTCAGCGACCACCTCACACGCGTGAACGAGTCCGTGGAGAACCTGGACCGGCTGGTGTCGGACATCCTCTCCGCGCATCTGGCGCAGATGAGCGTCCGGCAGAACGACGACATGCGGAAGATCTCCGCGTGGGCGGCCATGGCCGCGATCCCCACGATGATCGCGGGGATCTACGGCATGAACTTCGAGCACATGCCCGAGCTGCGCTGGGAGTGGTCCTATCCGGCGCTGATCGCGGTGATGGCCGTTCTCGAGGTGCTGGTGTTCCGGCTGTTCAAGCGCCGGGGCTGGCTGTAG
- a CDS encoding ferritin-like domain-containing protein, whose translation MLSAKSVFQEILANDESFALFCSIAASGESQGGWENARIAALVPESERELAPKITRHGADEDKHGRIFNALMKKRGLDPVPVPPETDYTMLLEKNGIGLAHEQLGRDERLTVQDIVTYLSHSRVTEQRASEQMELLRKHFADDPDIGRAVKQISNDEDNHLAYCHEELLRFAYAGHGRAIQRTLRACALAEIRIYRDVSLAVMAHMGRILGWSRAKSAVLAAGIHAMYAYERLSGWRRMVSLKTPERRNALGGPASAAPEFA comes from the coding sequence ATGCTTTCGGCCAAGAGTGTGTTCCAGGAGATCCTCGCCAACGACGAGTCCTTCGCCCTGTTCTGCTCCATCGCCGCGAGCGGCGAGTCCCAGGGCGGCTGGGAGAACGCCCGTATCGCCGCGCTCGTCCCCGAAAGCGAGCGGGAACTCGCCCCCAAGATCACCCGGCACGGCGCCGACGAGGACAAGCACGGCCGGATCTTCAACGCCCTGATGAAGAAGCGCGGCCTCGACCCCGTCCCGGTCCCGCCGGAGACCGACTACACCATGCTCCTGGAGAAGAACGGCATCGGCCTCGCGCATGAGCAACTCGGGCGCGACGAGCGGCTCACGGTCCAGGACATCGTCACGTACCTCTCGCACAGCAGGGTCACCGAACAGCGCGCCTCCGAGCAGATGGAACTCCTGCGCAAGCACTTCGCCGACGACCCCGACATCGGCCGCGCGGTCAAGCAGATCTCCAACGACGAGGACAACCACCTCGCCTACTGCCACGAGGAACTGCTGCGCTTCGCCTACGCGGGCCACGGCCGGGCCATCCAGCGGACCCTGCGCGCGTGCGCGCTCGCGGAGATCCGCATCTACCGGGACGTCAGCCTCGCGGTCATGGCGCACATGGGCCGCATCCTCGGCTGGTCCCGGGCCAAGTCCGCGGTGCTCGCGGCGGGCATCCACGCGATGTACGCCTACGAACGGCTGAGCGGCTGGCGCCGGATGGTGTCGCTGAAGACGCCCGAGCGCCGCAACGCCCTCGGCGGCCCCGCGTCCGCGGCACCCGAGTTCGCCTGA
- a CDS encoding LLM class F420-dependent oxidoreductase: MQLGINLGYWGAGMDADNLAVAQEADRLGYAVCWAAEAYGSDAATVLTWVAAQTERIDVGSAIFQIPARQPAMTAMTAATLDSLSGGRFRLGLGVSGPQVSEGWYGVKFDKPLARTREYVEIVRKAMTRERLSYEGEHWTLPLPGGPGKPIKLTVHPQREHIPLYIAAIGPKNLEQTGEIADGALLIFPSAEHLEDTTIKYLRSGREKAGKTLDGFDVCPTLPLAVGDDKDVAALADTFRPYTALYVGGMGSPKQNFYNQLAQRMGYEKEAAEIQGKYLSGDKQGAAAAVPHELIDKTALLGSVDRIADRMKAYAEAGVTTLSLAPAGFTLDERLASLRAGTQALERAGLA; encoded by the coding sequence ATGCAGCTCGGTATCAACCTCGGCTACTGGGGTGCCGGAATGGACGCGGACAATCTGGCCGTCGCCCAGGAGGCCGACCGGCTCGGATACGCCGTCTGCTGGGCCGCCGAGGCCTACGGCTCCGACGCCGCCACCGTACTGACCTGGGTCGCCGCCCAGACCGAACGTATCGACGTCGGCTCCGCCATCTTCCAGATCCCGGCCCGCCAGCCCGCGATGACCGCCATGACGGCGGCCACCCTCGACTCCCTCTCCGGCGGCCGCTTCCGCCTCGGCCTCGGCGTCTCCGGCCCGCAGGTCTCCGAAGGCTGGTACGGCGTCAAGTTCGACAAGCCGCTGGCACGCACGCGTGAGTACGTCGAGATCGTCCGCAAGGCCATGACGCGCGAGCGCCTGTCCTACGAGGGTGAGCACTGGACGCTGCCCCTGCCCGGCGGCCCGGGCAAGCCCATCAAGCTGACCGTGCACCCGCAGCGCGAGCACATCCCGCTGTACATCGCCGCGATCGGCCCGAAGAACCTGGAGCAGACCGGCGAGATCGCCGACGGGGCCCTGCTGATCTTCCCCTCCGCCGAGCACCTCGAGGACACGACGATCAAGTACCTGCGGTCCGGCCGTGAGAAGGCCGGCAAGACCCTCGACGGCTTCGACGTCTGCCCGACCCTCCCGCTCGCCGTCGGCGACGACAAGGACGTCGCCGCGCTCGCCGACACCTTCCGCCCCTACACCGCGCTGTACGTCGGCGGCATGGGCAGCCCCAAGCAGAACTTCTACAACCAGCTCGCCCAGCGCATGGGCTACGAGAAGGAGGCCGCCGAGATCCAGGGCAAGTACCTGTCCGGCGACAAGCAGGGCGCCGCGGCCGCCGTACCGCACGAGCTGATCGACAAGACCGCGCTGCTGGGGTCCGTCGACCGGATCGCGGACCGGATGAAGGCCTACGCGGAGGCCGGCGTCACCACCCTGAGCCTCGCCCCGGCGGGCTTCACGCTCGACGAGCGGCTCGCGTCCCTCCGCGCCGGCACGCAGGCCCTGGAGCGTGCCGGGCTCGCCTGA
- a CDS encoding aldo/keto reductase produces the protein MEQRHLGRTGLRVSRIGLGTLTWGRDTDEHDAADLMKTFWEAGGTLVDTADVYGDGEAEYLLGRLMDGLVPRRDLVVSTKAGSVPDPDRRFDTSRGHLLSALDASLARLGTDYVDLWHVHSFDPDTPLEETLQALDLAVASGRARYAAVSNFCGWQLAKAATWQLAAPGTRTRLAATQLEYSLLQRGIEREVLPAALDLGIGLLPSSPLGRGVLTGKYRGDTTPPDSRGASEHLAPFVAPYLDDTARRIVDAVTTAADGLAVTPLQVALAWVRDRPGVAAPIVGARNAQQLTAALSVETLSLPDEICRALDDVSAPVHRYPDHDWSTL, from the coding sequence ATGGAGCAGAGGCATCTCGGCCGCACCGGCCTGCGTGTGTCCCGGATCGGGCTCGGCACCCTGACCTGGGGACGGGACACCGACGAGCACGACGCCGCGGACCTGATGAAGACGTTCTGGGAAGCGGGCGGGACCCTCGTCGACACCGCGGACGTGTACGGCGACGGAGAGGCCGAGTACCTGCTCGGCAGGCTCATGGACGGCCTGGTGCCCCGCCGGGACCTGGTCGTGTCGACCAAGGCCGGCAGCGTGCCGGACCCCGACCGCCGCTTCGACACCTCCCGCGGCCATCTGCTCTCCGCGCTGGACGCCTCGCTCGCCCGGCTCGGCACCGACTACGTCGACCTGTGGCACGTGCACTCCTTCGACCCGGACACCCCGCTGGAGGAGACCCTCCAGGCCCTCGACCTCGCGGTCGCCAGCGGCCGGGCGCGCTACGCCGCCGTCTCCAACTTCTGCGGCTGGCAGCTGGCCAAGGCCGCCACCTGGCAGCTGGCGGCCCCCGGCACCCGGACCCGGCTGGCGGCCACGCAACTGGAGTACTCGCTGCTCCAGCGGGGCATCGAGCGCGAGGTGCTGCCGGCCGCGCTGGACCTGGGCATCGGGCTGCTGCCCTCCTCGCCGCTGGGGCGCGGGGTGCTGACGGGCAAGTACCGGGGCGACACGACGCCGCCGGACTCGCGCGGTGCCTCGGAGCACCTCGCGCCGTTCGTCGCGCCGTACCTGGACGACACGGCGAGGCGCATCGTGGACGCCGTGACGACCGCGGCCGACGGGCTCGCGGTGACGCCGCTGCAGGTGGCGCTGGCCTGGGTCCGCGACCGGCCGGGGGTGGCCGCGCCCATCGTCGGCGCGCGCAACGCGCAGCAGCTCACGGCGGCATTGTCAGTGGAGACCCTTAGTCTTCCTGACGAGATCTGCCGGGCGCTCGACGACGTGTCGGCGCCTGTGCACCGCTATCCCGATCACGACTGGAGCACGCTGTGA